A genomic region of Oceaniferula marina contains the following coding sequences:
- a CDS encoding OadG family transporter subunit: MTVIPNLLANAAGESKSLADAAPHLLGFFVVLGTLAALLGLCTLVSKILQRYQPEPAAPKPVRKPAAAASPASDSISPEVVTVIAAAVAAVAGDKQRIISIKPQKSSWSQAGRHQHHTSHNIR; this comes from the coding sequence ACTGTCATTCCCAATCTCCTCGCGAACGCTGCCGGTGAAAGTAAATCCCTGGCAGATGCAGCCCCCCACCTTCTCGGATTCTTTGTCGTTCTTGGAACCTTGGCAGCACTGCTCGGCCTGTGCACGCTGGTAAGTAAAATCCTGCAACGCTATCAACCCGAGCCCGCCGCCCCCAAGCCGGTGAGAAAGCCCGCAGCAGCAGCCAGCCCGGCGAGTGACAGCATTTCACCAGAAGTGGTGACCGTAATCGCGGCGGCCGTAGCCGCCGTGGCAGGAGACAAACAACGCATCATTTCGATCAAACCGCAAAAATCATCCTGGAGTCAAGCCGGACGTCACCAACACCATACGTCCCACAATATCCGATAA
- a CDS encoding biotin/lipoyl-containing protein → MKQLRITVEGKTYDVTVEVTDDDAPAQAAAAAAPAAAAPAAAAPVTAPPVAKAAEGDVVSPLAGVVQAIEVAAGASVNEGDLVITLEAMKMYTSINAPGAGTVTAIHVNVGDAVDEGQPLYTLG, encoded by the coding sequence ATGAAACAACTCCGCATTACCGTAGAAGGAAAAACCTATGACGTCACTGTTGAAGTCACCGATGACGATGCCCCAGCCCAAGCAGCAGCCGCGGCCGCACCAGCCGCTGCCGCGCCAGCCGCGGCCGCACCAGTGACCGCACCACCCGTTGCCAAAGCAGCGGAAGGAGACGTCGTCAGCCCTCTGGCTGGAGTCGTACAAGCCATCGAAGTTGCAGCCGGAGCCTCCGTCAATGAAGGCGACCTCGTCATCACCCTCGAAGCCATGAAGATGTATACATCCATCAACGCTCCGGGTGCAGGCACCGTGACCGCTATTCACGTCAACGTCGGTGACGCTGTCGATGAAGGGCAACCTCTGTATACCCTCGGATAA